From Saccharothrix espanaensis DSM 44229, the proteins below share one genomic window:
- a CDS encoding DUF4345 domain-containing protein → MHKAILILAGLALAVVGAATLFAPAAFHALNGTELGDSAALLSEIRASGGALLATGVLVVAGAFAPRLTATAALVGTILHLSYGLSRVLGLALDGLPPASLLAAAVAEVLLGLACLRVLGSRPA, encoded by the coding sequence ATGCACAAGGCGATCCTCATCCTGGCCGGTCTGGCACTGGCCGTCGTCGGCGCGGCGACCCTGTTCGCCCCCGCCGCGTTCCACGCCCTCAACGGCACCGAACTGGGCGACTCGGCGGCCCTGCTCAGCGAGATCAGGGCATCCGGCGGCGCGCTGCTGGCCACCGGCGTGCTGGTCGTGGCGGGCGCGTTCGCACCCCGCCTGACCGCCACCGCCGCGCTGGTCGGCACGATCCTGCACCTGTCCTACGGGCTGTCCCGGGTGCTCGGCCTCGCCCTCGACGGCCTCCCGCCCGCGAGCCTGCTCGCCGCCGCGGTGGCCGAGGTCCTGCTCGGCCTGGCGTGCCTGCGCGTGCTCGGGTCACGTCCCGCCTGA
- a CDS encoding succinate dehydrogenase/fumarate reductase iron-sulfur subunit, with amino-acid sequence MKLTLRIWRQSGATGRLVEYPLDGLSADMSFLEALDVLNERLVLAGEEPVAFDHDCREGICGMCGVMINGVAHGPQKATTACQLHLRSFDDGDVLTVEPWRADPFPVVRDLVVDRGAFDRIVAAGGYVGVSAGSAPDAHATPVPKPDADTAFEAAACIGCGACVAACPNGSAMLFTAAKATHLGVLPQGQPERYSRARDMVAEHDALGFGGCTNTGECTPACPKGIPLTTIARLNADLLRAHTTRSDR; translated from the coding sequence GTGAAACTCACCTTGCGGATCTGGCGGCAGAGCGGCGCGACCGGGCGGCTGGTGGAGTACCCGCTCGACGGCCTGTCGGCGGACATGTCGTTCCTCGAAGCGCTCGACGTCCTCAACGAGCGGCTCGTGCTCGCCGGCGAGGAGCCGGTGGCGTTCGACCACGACTGCCGCGAGGGCATCTGCGGCATGTGCGGCGTGATGATCAACGGCGTCGCGCACGGCCCGCAGAAGGCGACCACCGCCTGCCAACTGCACCTGCGCAGCTTCGACGACGGCGACGTGCTGACCGTGGAGCCCTGGCGGGCCGACCCGTTCCCGGTGGTGCGCGACCTCGTGGTCGACCGGGGCGCGTTCGACCGGATCGTGGCCGCCGGCGGGTACGTCGGGGTGTCCGCGGGCAGCGCGCCCGACGCGCACGCCACGCCCGTGCCGAAACCGGACGCCGACACGGCGTTCGAGGCGGCGGCGTGCATCGGGTGCGGCGCGTGCGTCGCGGCGTGCCCCAACGGGTCGGCGATGCTGTTCACCGCCGCGAAGGCCACCCACCTGGGCGTGCTGCCGCAGGGCCAACCCGAGCGGTACTCGCGGGCGCGGGACATGGTGGCCGAGCACGACGCGCTCGGGTTCGGCGGCTGCACCAACACCGGCGAGTGCACCCCGGCGTGCCCCAAGGGGATCCCGCTGACCACGATCGCCCGGCTCAACGCCGACCTGCTGCGCGCTCACACCACGCGCAGCGACAGGTAG
- a CDS encoding AraC family transcriptional regulator, which translates to MTRPFPPSQDQLGEALHLLRLTGTLYCRAELTAPWGISVPALDGFMTFGIVTAGTCSWEVDGAAPLTLGPGNLVLIPHGTPHRVRSAAGVPVAELFGLPVERIGDRYEVLRHGGGGTAAQVTYGVVRFDHVAAKRLVAQLPLVLRVDAWDDDWLHSTLRLIAREAAEPRAGGETVITRLADVLVVQAIRTWLDTAAEARVGWLAALRDVHVGRALTALHRFPEREWTVAGLAREAGMSRSVFAGRFTELVGEPAMRYLTRWRMQQAQEHLRHTTETVGAVAHRFGYQSEASFSRAYKRTFGVSPGTARSS; encoded by the coding sequence ATGACGCGTCCCTTCCCGCCGTCGCAGGACCAGCTCGGCGAGGCGCTGCACCTGTTGCGGCTCACCGGGACGTTGTACTGCCGGGCCGAGCTGACCGCGCCGTGGGGCATCTCGGTGCCCGCGCTGGACGGGTTCATGACGTTCGGGATCGTCACGGCCGGCACGTGCTCGTGGGAGGTGGACGGGGCCGCGCCGCTGACGTTGGGGCCGGGGAACCTGGTGCTGATACCCCACGGCACGCCGCACCGGGTGCGCAGCGCCGCCGGGGTGCCGGTGGCGGAGCTGTTCGGGCTGCCGGTGGAGCGCATCGGCGACCGGTACGAGGTGCTGCGGCACGGCGGGGGCGGCACGGCGGCCCAGGTCACCTACGGGGTGGTGCGGTTCGACCACGTGGCGGCCAAGCGCCTGGTGGCGCAGTTGCCGCTGGTGCTGCGGGTGGACGCGTGGGACGACGACTGGCTGCACAGCACGCTGCGGCTCATCGCGCGGGAGGCCGCCGAGCCCCGGGCGGGCGGCGAGACGGTGATCACCCGGCTGGCCGACGTGCTGGTGGTGCAGGCGATCCGGACGTGGCTGGACACCGCGGCCGAAGCCCGGGTGGGGTGGTTGGCGGCGCTGCGCGACGTGCACGTGGGGCGGGCGTTGACCGCGCTGCACCGGTTCCCGGAACGGGAGTGGACAGTCGCCGGGCTGGCCCGCGAGGCGGGCATGTCGCGGTCGGTGTTCGCGGGCCGGTTCACCGAGCTGGTGGGCGAACCGGCCATGCGCTACCTGACCCGGTGGCGGATGCAGCAGGCGCAGGAACACCTGCGGCACACCACGGAGACGGTGGGCGCGGTCGCGCACCGGTTCGGCTACCAGTCCGAGGCCTCGTTCAGCCGCGCCTACAAGCGGACGTTCGGGGTGTCGCCCGGGACGGCCCGCTCAAGCTGA
- the gatA gene encoding Asp-tRNA(Asn)/Glu-tRNA(Gln) amidotransferase subunit GatA produces MTDLIRSTAAELAAKVASREVSATEVAQAHLDRIGEVDGAVHAFLHVDTEGALAAAKRVDDDIAAGKPVGPLAGVPLALKDVFTTEGVPTTCGSAMLATWKPPYDATVTRRLKEAGIVILGKTNMDEFAMGSSTENSAFGPTRNPWDLDRIPGGSGGGSSASLAAFEAPLAIGTDTGGSIRQPGSVTGTVGVKPTYGGVSRYGLVAFSSSLDQGGPCARTVLDAALLHEVIAGYDPMDSTSIDAPVPPVVAAAREGANGDLSGVTVGVVTQFSGEGYQAGVLRSFEAAVAQLKQLGAEVVEISCPSFDYALPAYYLIAPSEASSNLARFDAMRYGARHGDDDTRSAEEVMAITRDQCFGAEVKRRIMIGTYALSSGYYDAYYGSAQKVRTLITRDFQQAFEKVDVLVSPTTPTTAFKIGERADDPIAMYKADLCTIPANLAGTPAMSVPSGLSDEDGLPVGLQIMAPALQDHRMYRVAAAYEAARGSVLAGVPELAVAR; encoded by the coding sequence ATGACCGATCTCATTCGTTCCACCGCCGCCGAGCTGGCCGCCAAGGTCGCGAGCCGGGAGGTGTCGGCGACCGAGGTCGCCCAGGCCCACCTCGACCGGATCGGCGAGGTCGACGGCGCGGTGCACGCGTTCCTGCACGTCGACACCGAGGGCGCGCTCGCAGCCGCCAAGCGGGTCGACGACGACATCGCCGCCGGTAAGCCGGTCGGCCCGCTGGCCGGCGTCCCGCTGGCCCTCAAGGACGTCTTCACCACCGAGGGCGTGCCGACCACCTGCGGCTCGGCGATGCTCGCGACGTGGAAGCCGCCTTACGACGCCACGGTCACCCGCCGCCTCAAGGAGGCCGGCATCGTGATCCTGGGCAAGACCAACATGGACGAGTTCGCGATGGGCTCCTCCACCGAGAACTCCGCGTTCGGCCCGACCCGCAACCCGTGGGACCTGGACCGGATCCCGGGCGGCTCGGGCGGCGGCTCGTCGGCGAGCCTGGCCGCGTTCGAGGCCCCGCTGGCGATCGGCACCGACACCGGCGGCTCGATCCGCCAGCCCGGCTCGGTCACCGGCACGGTCGGCGTGAAGCCCACCTACGGCGGCGTGTCCCGCTACGGCCTGGTGGCGTTCTCCTCCTCGCTCGACCAGGGCGGCCCGTGCGCGCGCACCGTGCTCGACGCGGCGCTGCTGCACGAGGTGATCGCCGGCTACGACCCGATGGACTCGACGTCGATCGACGCGCCCGTCCCGCCGGTCGTCGCGGCGGCCCGCGAGGGCGCGAACGGCGACCTGTCCGGCGTGACGGTGGGCGTGGTCACCCAGTTCAGCGGCGAGGGCTACCAGGCGGGCGTGCTGCGCTCGTTCGAGGCGGCCGTCGCGCAGCTCAAGCAGCTGGGCGCGGAGGTCGTCGAGATCTCCTGCCCGAGCTTCGACTACGCGCTGCCCGCGTACTACCTGATCGCGCCCAGCGAGGCGTCGTCCAACCTGGCCCGCTTCGACGCGATGCGCTACGGCGCCCGCCACGGCGACGACGACACCCGCAGCGCCGAAGAGGTCATGGCGATCACCCGCGACCAGTGCTTCGGCGCGGAGGTCAAGCGGCGCATCATGATCGGCACCTACGCGCTGTCGTCGGGCTACTACGACGCCTACTACGGCTCGGCGCAGAAGGTGCGCACGCTCATCACCCGCGACTTCCAGCAGGCGTTCGAGAAGGTCGACGTGCTGGTGTCGCCGACCACGCCCACCACGGCGTTCAAGATCGGCGAGCGCGCGGACGACCCGATCGCCATGTACAAGGCGGACCTCTGCACCATCCCGGCGAACCTGGCCGGCACGCCCGCCATGAGCGTCCCGAGTGGACTGTCCGATGAGGACGGTCTGCCGGTGGGGCTGCAAATCATGGCCCCGGCGTTGCAGGACCACCGGATGTACCGGGTGGCGGCGGCTTACGAGGCGGCCCGGGGCTCCGTGCTCGCGGGCGTGCCGGAACTGGCGGTGGCGCGATGA
- a CDS encoding GNAT family N-acetyltransferase, with product MADVVVRPAREDEWAAAGAITVEAYAVDRYIDGHSGGYADQLADTRARARQAELLVAVDVADTLLGTVTIALPGTPYAEVSRSGEVEFRMLAVSPGARGRGVGEALVRAVIARAREVGARRVVLSSAETMTTAHRLYRRLGFQRFPERDWNPVPGVQLIAYAFSLELA from the coding sequence ATGGCCGATGTGGTGGTGAGGCCCGCGCGCGAGGACGAGTGGGCGGCGGCCGGTGCGATCACGGTGGAGGCCTACGCCGTCGACCGGTACATCGACGGCCACAGCGGCGGCTACGCCGACCAGCTCGCCGACACCCGGGCCCGTGCGCGGCAGGCGGAGCTCCTGGTCGCCGTGGACGTGGCGGACACCCTGCTGGGCACCGTCACCATCGCCCTGCCCGGCACCCCGTACGCGGAGGTCAGCCGGTCCGGCGAGGTGGAGTTCCGGATGCTCGCGGTCAGCCCCGGCGCGCGCGGCCGCGGCGTGGGCGAGGCGCTGGTCCGGGCGGTGATCGCGCGGGCCCGCGAGGTCGGCGCGCGGCGGGTGGTGCTCAGCAGCGCGGAAACCATGACCACCGCCCACCGGCTCTACCGGCGGCTGGGGTTCCAGCGGTTCCCGGAGCGCGACTGGAACCCGGTGCCCGGCGTCCAGCTGATCGCCTACGCGTTCAGCCTAGAACTGGCCTGA
- a CDS encoding 3-keto-5-aminohexanoate cleavage protein, with the protein MLQACLNGARATDSHPALPVTPRQLAADAAALVALGVTHFHLHPRDVVGLEVLAGPEVATAVAVVRAAAPHAELGVTTAAWIQPDPVRRAELLRGWAGLAAGRPDVASVNVHEDGWLDAAHALRDAGVGIELGVFHEDAAHALRRAGVPDGTTRILAEVRPGGTTADAEALLRLLEPLGPPILLHGEDDSAWPVLDHAARLELDTRIGLEDTLLNPDGDRTRDNAQLVGYAQRAIRANAVR; encoded by the coding sequence GTGCTCCAGGCCTGCCTGAACGGTGCCCGCGCCACCGACAGCCACCCGGCGCTGCCGGTGACGCCGCGGCAGCTGGCCGCCGACGCCGCCGCGCTGGTCGCGCTCGGCGTCACCCACTTCCACCTGCACCCGCGCGACGTGGTCGGGCTGGAGGTGCTGGCCGGCCCCGAGGTGGCGACCGCGGTCGCCGTGGTCCGGGCCGCCGCGCCGCACGCCGAACTGGGCGTCACGACCGCCGCGTGGATCCAGCCGGACCCGGTGCGCCGCGCGGAACTGCTGCGCGGCTGGGCCGGACTGGCCGCCGGCCGCCCCGACGTGGCCTCGGTGAACGTCCACGAGGACGGCTGGCTCGACGCGGCCCACGCGCTGCGGGACGCGGGCGTCGGCATCGAGCTGGGGGTGTTCCACGAGGACGCCGCCCACGCCCTGCGCCGCGCGGGCGTCCCGGACGGCACGACCCGGATCCTGGCCGAGGTCCGGCCGGGCGGCACGACCGCCGACGCCGAGGCGCTGCTGCGCCTGCTCGAACCGCTCGGCCCGCCGATCCTGCTGCACGGCGAGGACGACAGCGCGTGGCCGGTGCTCGACCACGCCGCCCGCCTCGAACTCGACACCCGGATCGGCCTGGAGGACACCCTGCTCAACCCGGACGGCGACCGGACCCGCGACAACGCCCAGCTCGTCGGCTACGCGCAGCGCGCCATCCGGGCCAACGCCGTCCGCTGA
- a CDS encoding succinate dehydrogenase cytochrome b subunit, with the protein MDTIRLYRSTIGKKAVMAVTGGVLFLYVIVHMLGNLSIFAGPGTLDAYGKFLRDIGAVWPVRAALLACVVLHFVAAYQLTARARKARGRYEHRRVVQGSYAARTMRWGGVIIGLFVVYHLLDLTVGWLNPNGVHGAIHANVVADFQHWYVVLAYAVAVLALGFHIRHGVWSATQTLGVTTSRVVGLAAAVVVCGGFLSVPFAVFTGLVS; encoded by the coding sequence GTGGACACGATCCGGCTCTACCGCAGCACGATCGGCAAGAAGGCCGTCATGGCGGTCACCGGGGGCGTGCTGTTCCTCTACGTCATCGTGCACATGCTCGGGAACCTGTCGATCTTCGCCGGGCCGGGCACGCTCGACGCGTACGGCAAGTTCCTGCGCGACATCGGGGCTGTCTGGCCGGTACGGGCCGCGCTGCTGGCGTGCGTCGTCCTGCACTTCGTCGCCGCCTACCAGTTGACCGCGCGGGCCCGCAAAGCCCGTGGCCGCTACGAGCACCGGCGGGTCGTCCAGGGCTCTTACGCGGCGCGCACGATGCGGTGGGGCGGCGTGATCATCGGCCTGTTCGTGGTCTACCACCTGCTGGACCTCACGGTCGGGTGGCTCAACCCGAACGGCGTGCACGGCGCGATCCACGCCAACGTCGTCGCCGACTTCCAGCACTGGTACGTGGTGCTGGCCTACGCGGTCGCCGTGCTCGCGCTGGGTTTCCACATCCGGCACGGGGTGTGGAGCGCGACCCAGACGCTGGGCGTGACCACCTCACGGGTGGTGGGCCTGGCCGCGGCCGTCGTGGTCTGCGGCGGCTTCCTCTCCGTTCCCTTCGCCGTCTTCACCGGATTGGTGAGCTGA
- a CDS encoding fumarate reductase/succinate dehydrogenase flavoprotein subunit, producing MPSDLPLYTEGDPISDQRVPVGPIESRWDRRRFSARLVNPANRRNRSVIVVGTGLAGGAAAATLGELGYRVTSFCYQDSPRRAHSIAAQGGINAAKNYRNDGDSVHRLFYDTVKGGDFRARESNVHRLAQVSVEIIDQCVAQGVPFAREYGGLLDTRSFGGAQVSRTFYARGQTGQQLLLGAYQALERQIGAGRVEMHPRTEMLDLLVVDGRARGVVVRDLVTGEVSTHFADAVVLATGGYGNVFHLSTNAKGCNTTAIWRAHRRGALFANPCFTQIHPTCIPISGDHQSKLTLMSESLRNDGRVWVPKNAQDTRTPNDIPEGERDYFLERMYPAFGNLVPRDIASRAAKNISDEKRGVYLDFADAIARLGAHAVQERYGNLFEMYERITGDDPYRVPMRIYPAVHYTMGGLWVDYDLRSNIPGLYVIGEANFSDHGANRLGASALMQGLADGYFVLPGVIGDYLADAPFEPLTQDHPAVADTVSEVRGRVKTLLAVDGDRTVESFHRELGRLMWDECGMERDEAGLRKALDRIPELREEFWQRVKVPGTGARLNQELEKAGRVADFFELSELMCVDALHREESCGGHFRTESQTPDGEARRDDARFSYVAAWQWTGAEPVLHKEDLVFEHVQPSTRSYA from the coding sequence ATGCCGTCTGACCTCCCGCTCTACACCGAGGGCGACCCGATCTCCGACCAGCGCGTGCCGGTCGGCCCGATCGAGTCCCGCTGGGACCGCCGCCGGTTCTCCGCGCGGCTGGTGAACCCGGCCAACCGCCGCAACCGCAGCGTGATCGTCGTGGGCACCGGCCTGGCCGGCGGTGCGGCCGCCGCGACCCTGGGCGAACTGGGCTACCGGGTCACGTCGTTCTGCTACCAGGACAGCCCGCGCCGCGCGCACAGCATCGCCGCGCAGGGCGGGATCAACGCCGCCAAGAACTACCGCAACGACGGCGACAGCGTGCACCGCCTGTTCTACGACACGGTCAAGGGCGGTGATTTCCGCGCCCGCGAGTCGAACGTGCACCGGTTGGCGCAGGTCAGCGTCGAGATCATCGACCAGTGCGTGGCGCAGGGCGTGCCGTTCGCCCGCGAGTACGGCGGCCTGCTGGACACCAGGTCCTTCGGCGGGGCGCAGGTCTCCCGCACGTTCTACGCCCGCGGCCAGACCGGGCAGCAACTCCTGCTGGGCGCCTACCAGGCGCTGGAACGCCAGATCGGCGCCGGCCGGGTGGAGATGCACCCGCGCACGGAGATGCTGGACCTGCTCGTGGTGGACGGCCGGGCGCGCGGCGTCGTGGTGCGCGACCTGGTCACCGGCGAGGTGTCGACGCACTTCGCCGACGCCGTCGTGCTCGCGACCGGCGGCTACGGCAACGTGTTCCACCTGTCAACCAACGCCAAGGGCTGCAACACGACCGCGATCTGGCGGGCGCACCGCCGGGGCGCGCTGTTCGCGAACCCGTGCTTCACCCAGATCCACCCGACGTGCATCCCGATCAGCGGCGACCACCAGTCGAAGCTGACGTTGATGAGCGAGTCGCTGCGCAACGACGGCCGCGTGTGGGTGCCGAAGAACGCGCAGGACACGCGCACCCCCAACGACATCCCGGAAGGCGAACGCGACTACTTCCTGGAGCGCATGTACCCGGCGTTCGGCAACCTCGTGCCGCGCGACATCGCGTCCCGTGCGGCGAAGAACATCTCCGACGAGAAACGCGGCGTGTACCTCGATTTCGCCGACGCCATCGCACGTCTGGGCGCGCACGCCGTGCAGGAGCGCTACGGCAACCTGTTCGAGATGTACGAGCGCATCACCGGCGACGACCCGTACCGGGTGCCGATGCGCATCTACCCGGCCGTGCACTACACGATGGGCGGCCTGTGGGTCGACTACGACCTGCGCTCCAACATCCCCGGCCTGTACGTGATCGGCGAGGCGAACTTCTCCGACCACGGCGCGAACCGGTTGGGCGCGAGCGCGCTCATGCAGGGCCTGGCGGACGGCTACTTCGTGCTGCCCGGCGTGATCGGCGACTACCTGGCCGACGCGCCCTTCGAACCACTCACCCAGGACCACCCGGCCGTGGCGGACACCGTGTCCGAGGTGCGCGGCCGGGTGAAGACCCTGCTCGCGGTGGACGGCGACCGCACGGTCGAGTCGTTCCACCGCGAGCTGGGGCGGCTGATGTGGGACGAGTGCGGCATGGAGCGCGACGAGGCCGGGCTGCGCAAGGCACTGGACCGGATCCCGGAGCTGCGCGAGGAGTTCTGGCAGCGGGTCAAGGTGCCCGGCACCGGCGCGCGGCTCAACCAGGAGCTGGAGAAGGCTGGCCGGGTCGCGGACTTCTTCGAGCTGTCCGAGCTGATGTGCGTGGACGCGCTGCACCGCGAGGAGTCCTGCGGCGGCCACTTCCGGACCGAGTCGCAGACCCCCGACGGCGAGGCGCGGCGCGACGACGCCCGGTTCTCCTACGTCGCCGCGTGGCAGTGGACCGGAGCCGAACCCGTGCTGCACAAGGAAGACCTCGTTTTCGAGCACGTCCAGCCGAGCACCCGGAGCTACGCGTGA
- a CDS encoding YeiH family protein encodes MAGLRLPGRARRADRGGVLIAALVLGVLVGGRLPDLAPPTRKLLRAGVVLLGLQLSLPQLLDLGPGILVAAVVTVGVTFFGTLWLGRWLRLPRGLTLLVASGFSICGASAIAAVSTERDEEHVATSVALVTLFGTLTMVVLPLLGASPEWIGLSVHEVAQVAAAAPASGMATAMAVKLSRVVLLAPIVAGVSRQRGPVVPLFLVGFLAMVAVRSTGVLPAGFLDGTTTVTTVLFAAAMFGLGTAVRPRALLATGPRALLLGLLATVLVCSVGYLSLRVV; translated from the coding sequence ATCGCCGGGTTGCGGCTACCGGGGCGGGCCCGGCGCGCCGACCGTGGTGGGGTGCTGATCGCCGCGCTCGTGCTGGGTGTCCTGGTGGGTGGCCGGTTGCCGGACCTGGCGCCGCCCACCCGCAAGCTGCTGCGCGCGGGGGTGGTGCTGCTCGGCCTCCAGCTGTCGCTGCCGCAGCTGCTTGACCTCGGGCCGGGAATCCTGGTCGCGGCCGTGGTCACGGTCGGCGTCACGTTCTTCGGCACGCTGTGGCTGGGCAGGTGGTTGCGGCTGCCGCGCGGGTTGACGTTGCTGGTGGCCAGCGGGTTCTCGATCTGCGGGGCGTCGGCCATCGCGGCGGTGTCGACCGAGCGCGACGAGGAGCACGTGGCCACGAGCGTCGCGCTGGTCACGCTGTTCGGGACGCTGACGATGGTCGTGCTGCCGCTGCTGGGCGCGTCGCCGGAGTGGATCGGGTTGAGCGTGCACGAGGTGGCGCAGGTCGCCGCCGCCGCGCCCGCGTCCGGGATGGCGACCGCGATGGCGGTGAAGCTGAGCCGGGTGGTGCTGCTCGCGCCGATCGTGGCCGGGGTGAGCCGGCAGCGCGGGCCGGTGGTGCCGCTGTTCCTGGTCGGGTTCCTGGCGATGGTCGCGGTGCGGTCGACCGGCGTGCTGCCCGCCGGGTTCCTCGACGGCACCACGACCGTGACGACCGTGCTGTTCGCGGCGGCGATGTTCGGGCTGGGCACGGCGGTCCGGCCGCGCGCGCTGCTCGCGACCGGACCGCGCGCCCTGCTGCTCGGGCTGCTGGCGACCGTCCTGGTGTGCTCGGTGGGCTACCTGTCGCTGCGCGTGGTGTGA
- the gatC gene encoding Asp-tRNA(Asn)/Glu-tRNA(Gln) amidotransferase subunit GatC → MPSISRDEVAHLARLARLAVTDDELDLFAGQLDVILQSVATVGDIATADIPPTSHAVPLTNVFREDVVRPSLGQQQALAGAPAAEDGRFRVPRILGEEA, encoded by the coding sequence ATGCCCAGCATCTCCCGCGACGAGGTCGCGCACCTGGCCCGCCTGGCCAGGCTCGCCGTCACCGACGACGAGCTTGACCTGTTCGCCGGCCAGCTCGACGTGATCTTGCAGTCGGTGGCCACGGTGGGCGACATCGCCACCGCGGACATCCCGCCCACTTCGCACGCCGTTCCGCTGACCAACGTGTTCCGCGAGGACGTGGTGCGTCCCAGCCTCGGTCAGCAGCAGGCGCTCGCGGGCGCCCCCGCCGCCGAGGACGGTCGCTTCCGCGTTCCGCGCATCCTGGGTGAGGAAGCATGA
- a CDS encoding LysR family transcriptional regulator, with protein sequence MTEPPDLASLRLLVLVGELGSLGRAAQELGVAQPSASKRLSTLERRLGLVLVDRGRRGSALTPAGVVVTERARRVLDEVAGLLAGADALRAERDAGLRVAASMTVAEHLAPVWIGELRRTRPDLHVGLRVTNSETVLRLLREGAADLGFVEAPGAVRGLSTRKVAVDRLAVVVPPGHRWATRPVSVTELAATPLVVRERGSGTRDTLDKALPGAVPPALELGSTTAVRGAVVAGVAPAVLSVLAVALDLADGRLVEVPVAGLDLRRVLRAVWAGGRRLVGPAAELLAVAVRRS encoded by the coding sequence ATGACCGAGCCGCCGGACCTGGCGTCGCTGCGCCTGTTGGTGCTCGTCGGGGAGCTGGGCAGCCTGGGGCGCGCCGCGCAGGAGCTCGGCGTGGCGCAGCCCTCCGCGAGCAAGCGACTGTCCACCCTGGAACGCCGGCTCGGGCTGGTCCTGGTCGACCGGGGCCGGCGCGGCTCGGCGCTCACCCCGGCGGGCGTGGTGGTGACCGAACGGGCCCGGCGGGTCCTGGACGAGGTGGCCGGGCTGCTCGCGGGCGCGGACGCGCTGCGCGCCGAACGCGACGCCGGGCTGCGCGTCGCGGCCAGCATGACCGTCGCCGAGCACCTCGCCCCGGTCTGGATCGGCGAACTCCGCCGCACCCGCCCCGACCTGCACGTCGGCCTGCGCGTGACGAACTCCGAGACCGTGCTGCGGCTGCTGCGCGAGGGCGCGGCCGACCTCGGGTTCGTCGAAGCGCCCGGCGCGGTGCGCGGCCTGTCCACCCGCAAGGTCGCGGTCGACCGGCTGGCCGTCGTCGTGCCGCCCGGCCACCGCTGGGCCACGCGCCCGGTGAGCGTCACCGAACTCGCCGCCACCCCGCTCGTGGTGCGCGAACGCGGCTCCGGCACCCGTGACACGCTCGACAAGGCGCTGCCCGGCGCGGTGCCGCCCGCGCTCGAACTGGGTTCCACCACGGCCGTGCGCGGCGCGGTCGTGGCCGGCGTCGCGCCCGCCGTGCTGTCCGTGCTCGCGGTCGCGCTCGACCTGGCCGACGGGCGACTGGTCGAGGTGCCGGTGGCCGGGCTGGACCTGCGGCGCGTGCTGCGGGCCGTGTGGGCGGGCGGCCGGCGGCTGGTGGGACCTGCCGCGGAACTCCTCGCGGTCGCCGTCCGGCGTAGTTAA
- a CDS encoding ACT domain-containing protein has product MSFLIRVQLPDRPGALGAVASALGEIGADILSVDVVERSVGVAIDDLVVELPSGRLPDVLITAAESVDGVEVDAVRPYAGVLDTHRELELVEEVAEEPKRGLEVFTEGVPKIIRAGWAVVVRSDSAGVHRVTASTAAPETRMTNPPWMPLARATVLDGEEDWVPETWRELGTELAATPLGKPDRVLLVGRPGGPMFRAAEVARLAHLAGIVSVVLPD; this is encoded by the coding sequence GTGTCCTTCCTGATCCGGGTCCAGCTCCCGGACCGCCCCGGCGCCCTGGGTGCGGTCGCCTCCGCGCTGGGTGAGATCGGGGCCGACATCCTCAGCGTGGACGTGGTGGAGCGCAGCGTCGGCGTCGCCATCGACGACCTGGTGGTGGAGCTGCCGTCCGGCCGGCTGCCGGACGTGCTGATCACCGCGGCCGAGTCCGTCGACGGGGTCGAGGTGGACGCGGTCCGGCCGTACGCGGGCGTGCTCGACACCCACCGCGAGCTGGAGCTCGTGGAGGAGGTGGCGGAGGAGCCCAAGCGCGGCCTGGAGGTGTTCACCGAGGGCGTGCCGAAGATCATCCGCGCCGGGTGGGCGGTGGTGGTGCGGTCCGACAGCGCCGGCGTGCACCGGGTCACCGCGTCGACCGCGGCCCCGGAGACCCGGATGACGAACCCGCCGTGGATGCCGCTGGCGCGGGCGACCGTGCTCGACGGCGAGGAGGACTGGGTGCCCGAGACGTGGCGCGAGCTGGGCACCGAGCTGGCGGCGACGCCGCTGGGCAAGCCCGACCGGGTGCTGCTGGTGGGGCGTCCGGGCGGGCCGATGTTCCGGGCGGCGGAGGTCGCGCGGCTCGCGCACCTGGCGGGCATCGTGTCCGTCGTGCTGCCCGACTAG